The following are from one region of the Ischnura elegans chromosome X, ioIscEleg1.1, whole genome shotgun sequence genome:
- the LOC124170673 gene encoding succinate--CoA ligase [GDP-forming] subunit beta, mitochondrial translates to MAAMRTVLSRRPLRLSYDSTLGQVFQVRHLNLFEYQSKVLLSNNGVNVQKFKILDSPSDANSLQSSFKADEYVIKAQILAGGRGLGHFDNGFKGGVHITKDPTAVGPIVSKMIGHNLITKQTPKEGIPVKKVMVAESVTIMKEKYLCYLMDRQSSGPVLIASPAGGTDIEEVAKKTPHLIRTIPIDIIEGVTDKMAESVAEFLEFAGDTKTKAAHEIKKLWGFFKKVDSIQLEINPLAETSTGDVVSIDAKIQFDDNARYRQKDIFDLEDKAESDPREVIAEKYNLNYIGMSGNIGCMVNGAGLAMATMDIINLYGGSPANFLDVGGGVKEEQVYQAFSLLNSDKNVKAILVNVFGGIVNCATIANGIVAACKDMKLEIPLVVRLEGTNVTEAKKILNSSGLPIQSASNLDEAAKKAVGALS, encoded by the exons GGACAAGTATTCCAAGTGAGGCATTTAAATCTCTTTGAATACCAGAGTAAAGTGCTTCTGAGTAACAATGGAGTTAATGTCCAAAAGTTTAAAATCTTGGACAGTCCCAGTGATGCAAATAGTCTTCAGTCTTCTTTCA AAGCAGACGAGTATGTAATCAAAGCACAAATTCTTGCTGGTGGCCGTGGATTAGGACATTTTGATAATGGATTTAAAGGTGGCGTTCACATCACAAAAGA CCCCACTGCTGTTGGACCTATTGTGAGCAAAATGATAGGGCACAACTTGATAACTAAGCAGACACCTAAGGAAGGAATACCAGTAAAGAAAGTAATGGTTGCTGAGTCTGTCACCATTATGAAGGAGAAATACTTATGTTACCTGATGGATAG GCAAAGCAGTGGCCCTGTGCTGATAGCTTCACCTGCTGGGGGTACAGATATAGAGGAAGTGGCTAAAAAAACTCCTCACCTGATCAGAACAATTCCCATTGATATTATTGAAGGAGTAACAGATAAAATGGCAGAAAGTGTTGCTGAATTTTTAGAATTTGCTGGTGATACGAAAACTAAG GCAGCTCATGAGATAAAGAAACTCTGGGGATTCTTTAAAAAGGTTGACTCCATCCAGCTAGAGATCAATCCATTGGCTGAAACATCTACGGGTGATGTTGTATCTATTGATGCCAAAATACAGTTTGATGACAATGCTCGTTATCGTCAGAAGGACATATTTGATTTGGAAGATAAGGCTGAAAGTGATCCAAGAGAAGTTATAGCTGAGAAGTATAACCTGAATTATATTGGCATGTCTGGAAATATAGGATGTATGG taaATGGAGCTGGTCTGGCAATGGCAACAATGGACATAATCAATCTCTATGGGGGTTCTCCTGCAAACTTTTTGGATGTTGGTGGAGGAGTGAAAGAGGAGCAGGTGTATCAAGCATTTAGTTTATTGAATTCTG ACAAAAATGTCAAAGCCATACTTGTAAATGTATTTGGAGGAATTGTGAACTGTGCAACTATTGCAAATGGAATTGTAGCTGCATGCAAAGATATGAAGCTCGAAATTCCTTTGGTTGTGCGTTTGGAAG GTACTAATGTTACTGAAGCGAAAAAGATTCTGAATTCATCTGGCCTCCCAATACAGTCTGCATCTAATCTTGATGAGGCTGCTAAGAAAGCTGTGGGAGCTTTGAGCTGA